One genomic region from Jilunia laotingensis encodes:
- a CDS encoding MATE family efflux transporter — protein MYTNKQIWSVSYPILLSLLAQNVINVTDTAFLGHVGEVALGGSAMGGLFYICVFTIAFGFSTGSQIVIARRNGEGRYSDVGPVMMQGVMFLLVMALLLFGFTKAFGGNIMRMLVSSESIFDATMEFLDWRIYGFFFSFVNVMFRALYIGITRTKVLTINAVVMAITNVILDYALIFGHFGLPEMGIKGAAIASVIAEGSSILFFLIYTYITVDLKKYGLNRLRSFDPQLLMRILSISCFTMMQYFLSMATWFIFFVAVERLGQRELAIANIVRSIYIVMLIPVNSLATTTNSLVSNAIGAGGIQHVMALINKIARFSFFIMLGLVIITALFPQGMLSIYTSDPTLIAESVPSVYVICCAMLIASVANVVFNGISGTGNTQAALLLETITIVIYGSYIIFIGMWLKAPIEWCFTIEIVYYTLLLTTSYIYFKKAKWQNKKI, from the coding sequence ATGTACACCAACAAACAGATTTGGAGTGTCAGTTATCCGATACTCTTAAGCTTGCTTGCACAAAATGTCATCAACGTTACCGACACTGCTTTCCTCGGACATGTCGGAGAAGTTGCTCTCGGAGGTTCGGCCATGGGCGGACTTTTCTATATTTGCGTATTTACCATTGCTTTCGGTTTTAGCACCGGTTCGCAAATAGTTATTGCACGCCGTAATGGCGAAGGCCGTTATTCAGACGTAGGGCCGGTAATGATGCAAGGAGTCATGTTTCTTCTAGTCATGGCATTACTGCTTTTCGGCTTTACAAAGGCTTTTGGAGGAAATATCATGCGTATGCTCGTGTCTTCAGAGTCCATATTCGATGCCACAATGGAATTTCTCGACTGGCGTATATACGGTTTCTTCTTCTCATTCGTCAACGTCATGTTCCGTGCATTATATATCGGAATCACCCGCACAAAGGTACTTACTATCAATGCAGTAGTCATGGCAATAACGAATGTCATACTGGACTATGCACTAATCTTCGGACATTTCGGCTTGCCCGAAATGGGCATTAAAGGTGCTGCCATCGCTTCGGTGATTGCAGAAGGCAGTTCCATTCTTTTCTTCCTTATATATACATATATCACGGTAGATTTGAAAAAATACGGGTTGAATCGTTTACGTTCCTTCGACCCTCAATTATTGATGCGTATTCTGAGCATATCCTGCTTCACCATGATGCAGTATTTCCTGTCGATGGCTACCTGGTTTATATTTTTTGTTGCCGTCGAAAGATTGGGACAGCGCGAACTTGCTATTGCAAACATTGTACGAAGCATCTATATCGTCATGTTGATACCAGTAAACTCACTGGCAACCACCACTAACAGCCTGGTAAGTAATGCCATCGGTGCCGGAGGCATCCAACATGTAATGGCGCTTATCAATAAAATAGCCCGTTTCTCCTTTTTCATCATGTTAGGACTGGTCATCATTACAGCACTCTTCCCACAGGGTATGCTTTCCATATATACAAGTGACCCGACATTGATTGCCGAATCCGTACCATCGGTATACGTCATCTGTTGTGCCATGCTGATTGCTTCAGTTGCCAACGTCGTATTCAACGGAATATCCGGTACCGGTAATACCCAAGCAGCCTTATTACTCGAAACGATTACCATTGTCATCTACGGTTCGTATATCATTTTCATCGGAATGTGGTTGAAAGCTCCCATTGAATGGTGCTTTACCATTGAGATCGTGTACTATACGTTGCTGCTCACCACAAGCTATATTTACTTCAAAAAAGCAAAATGGCAGAATAAAAAGATATAA
- a CDS encoding histidine kinase dimerization/phospho-acceptor domain-containing protein has protein sequence MKRLILILIQCCYILSCAAAPSQTETDSLENLLPILPHDSTRLDLIQNLTRMQQSTPECIRYSNMLLKEAVIQNKPRYAGTAIYFQVIYYYNQNQPDSVDLKLREMEPFVAKGNLWDYYFDAQRCQIDLLSYGEQFELAINKALEMYKKAEKARNIRGLIGANQCLANAYMGTGRLEEGKNALKEAHKLLSRSDNTVVSNSVLCQLISLSKANEDFQNMKIYLDEQQKLLQDYVNSNPNMIDAFSDPLIFNEIYYAYYYVHINQAQKVLEHLQEGAKYLNPHTYFMYQVLYHDAYAYYYRICKEYDQAISRLDTTIVILKETANSDYISQLSVKADILVEAGRSQEALPIYQNVFQLKDSVVNEVSNKQLQLIQKSYHMDKMILEEQISRNQIQIVILGVIAVALIFLTFVMIRVYRIRRALKKAESETRTATRTTEEANESKNRFLSNMSYNIRIPLNGVVGFSQLIASEPDMIESTRKEFATIIQKNTEELMQLVNDVLDLSRLEANMMKFQIHEYDVVSLCNDAIYMARMKGEGYIDILFKTDIPMQNIITDTARLTQTLLDLLTYPDRCNKQREITFTLSRDVEAGLIRFHIVNSPLADPEFISQKVSIRHDINRLLLEHFGGSYIVSTDEQGRTVIDLTYPFDYRSE, from the coding sequence ATGAAACGGTTGATACTCATACTCATTCAGTGTTGCTACATATTATCATGTGCTGCTGCACCGTCACAAACAGAAACAGATAGCTTGGAAAATCTATTGCCTATTCTTCCACACGATTCCACCAGACTTGACTTAATACAAAATCTGACACGAATGCAGCAATCGACTCCGGAATGCATAAGGTACTCAAATATGCTTCTAAAGGAAGCCGTTATTCAAAATAAACCCCGATATGCAGGTACGGCCATCTACTTCCAGGTAATCTACTATTATAATCAGAACCAACCGGATAGTGTCGATCTGAAACTTAGAGAGATGGAGCCATTCGTTGCCAAAGGTAATTTATGGGATTACTATTTCGATGCGCAACGGTGCCAAATAGATCTCTTATCTTACGGAGAGCAATTTGAACTGGCCATAAACAAAGCACTTGAAATGTACAAAAAAGCAGAGAAAGCCCGTAACATACGTGGTTTGATCGGTGCTAATCAATGCTTGGCCAATGCATATATGGGTACAGGACGCTTGGAAGAGGGAAAGAATGCGTTGAAAGAAGCTCATAAATTACTCTCTAGATCAGATAATACTGTAGTAAGCAATTCCGTCCTATGCCAGCTTATTTCATTGAGTAAAGCCAACGAAGATTTTCAGAATATGAAAATATATCTCGATGAGCAACAAAAACTCCTTCAGGATTATGTAAATTCAAACCCCAATATGATAGATGCGTTCAGTGACCCGTTGATCTTCAATGAAATCTACTACGCATATTATTATGTACACATTAATCAAGCACAGAAAGTACTGGAACACTTACAAGAAGGAGCCAAATACCTCAATCCGCACACTTATTTCATGTATCAGGTACTCTACCACGATGCTTATGCATACTATTACCGAATATGCAAAGAATATGATCAGGCCATCAGCCGATTGGATACCACCATTGTCATCTTGAAAGAGACTGCCAATTCCGATTATATTTCTCAATTATCCGTAAAAGCCGACATACTAGTAGAAGCCGGACGAAGCCAAGAAGCGCTCCCCATCTATCAAAATGTTTTTCAGTTGAAAGATTCTGTTGTCAACGAAGTATCGAACAAACAGCTGCAATTAATCCAGAAAAGCTACCATATGGATAAAATGATACTGGAAGAGCAAATCTCACGGAACCAAATCCAAATAGTGATTCTAGGAGTCATTGCCGTTGCTTTAATTTTTCTCACTTTCGTTATGATCCGCGTGTATCGTATCCGCAGGGCGTTAAAGAAAGCGGAAAGTGAAACACGGACAGCAACCCGAACGACTGAAGAGGCTAACGAAAGCAAAAACCGGTTCCTTTCCAATATGAGTTACAACATCCGGATCCCGCTCAATGGCGTTGTCGGGTTCTCTCAACTCATAGCTTCTGAGCCCGACATGATTGAAAGCACCCGGAAAGAGTTCGCAACCATCATCCAAAAGAATACTGAAGAGTTAATGCAATTGGTCAATGACGTACTCGACCTATCACGTCTGGAAGCTAATATGATGAAATTTCAGATACATGAATATGATGTTGTTTCGCTTTGTAACGATGCCATTTACATGGCACGGATGAAGGGTGAAGGATATATCGATATTCTGTTCAAGACAGATATCCCCATGCAGAATATTATAACCGACACGGCAAGACTGACCCAAACCTTGCTGGATTTACTAACTTATCCCGACAGATGCAACAAACAAAGAGAAATCACTTTCACCCTGTCAAGGGATGTGGAAGCCGGGCTGATACGTTTCCATATTGTCAATTCCCCGTTGGCAGATCCGGAATTCATATCTCAAAAAGTCAGTATCCGACACGACATCAATCGTTTACTTTTGGAACATTTCGGAGGAAGTTATATTGTCAGCACCGATGAACAGGGACGCACAGTTATCGATTTAACATATCCATTCGATTACAGATCCGAATAA
- a CDS encoding tetratricopeptide repeat-containing sensor histidine kinase encodes MNDDTNHLAKLQHLIDNNLSYTRDVTADSIISWEKELDSQLEKEKKYDLLFFVKQLVASSYATRGDITIAVERAHAMYEQAKRINYEPGIALSLRAIGNAYLEANMQQQAIDSYKEAIRILQGSTNSTILPKMQIMPNLILTLLKMGKLDEASIYLRMFENLVDEHPGSTNLFYASICHCYYNIITDNPKKAHKFLNEADSLYQKHNFIYLSYILSFLHASYYELTQQYDLALQQYNLLTESIRPDYAPNRYTQLKLQQAQILSLLGKTDEACFVYQKANALQDSLDNISYTRQINELRTLYQIDKLELANQVERNKTITYGILAVLILLGLITSLILYLRKKNKHLLHSKIELEKAQKNAENSIRTKSLFLSNMSHEIRTPLNALSGFSAILSDDSINNETRQQCNDIIQQNSELLLKLINDVIDLSSLEIGKLTFNFRECDAVIICRNVIDTVEKVKQTQAGVRFLTTLETLPLLTDDSRLQQVLINLLINATKFTTEGMITLEIKKTSEDMVLFSVTDTGCGIPLEKQGQIFNRFEKLNEGAQGTGLGLSICQLIIEQIGGTIWIDPEYTDGARFIFTHPVNPSVIDSKKKAL; translated from the coding sequence ATGAACGATGATACTAATCACCTTGCAAAATTACAACACCTTATAGACAACAATCTTTCTTACACCAGAGATGTTACAGCAGATAGTATTATATCATGGGAGAAAGAACTTGATTCGCAATTAGAAAAAGAAAAGAAATATGACTTGCTTTTCTTTGTCAAACAGCTTGTAGCCAGTTCATACGCCACCCGTGGAGATATTACCATTGCTGTAGAGCGCGCCCACGCCATGTATGAGCAAGCTAAAAGGATAAATTACGAACCAGGAATAGCCCTTTCTCTGAGAGCTATCGGAAATGCTTACCTGGAAGCAAACATGCAACAACAAGCCATCGACTCATATAAAGAAGCAATAAGAATATTGCAAGGTAGTACGAACAGTACAATCCTTCCTAAAATGCAGATCATGCCAAATCTTATTCTCACATTACTGAAAATGGGAAAATTGGATGAAGCGTCCATCTACCTGAGAATGTTTGAAAATCTCGTTGATGAACATCCCGGAAGTACCAACCTCTTCTACGCCTCAATATGCCATTGTTATTATAATATTATCACGGACAATCCTAAGAAAGCTCACAAATTTCTGAATGAAGCCGATAGTTTGTATCAAAAGCACAACTTCATATATTTGAGTTATATTTTGAGTTTTCTCCACGCAAGTTACTATGAACTGACACAACAATATGACTTGGCTCTCCAACAATACAATTTACTCACTGAAAGCATTCGACCCGATTACGCACCAAACCGATATACCCAACTAAAGTTACAGCAAGCTCAGATATTATCACTGTTGGGTAAAACCGATGAAGCGTGCTTCGTTTATCAAAAAGCGAACGCTTTGCAAGACTCTCTCGACAATATCAGTTACACAAGACAAATCAACGAATTGCGTACACTTTACCAAATTGATAAATTAGAACTAGCCAATCAGGTAGAACGAAATAAAACCATAACCTATGGAATATTGGCCGTTCTTATTTTATTAGGACTGATCACCAGCCTTATTTTGTACTTACGAAAAAAGAATAAACATCTTCTTCATTCAAAGATAGAATTGGAAAAAGCACAAAAAAATGCAGAAAACTCCATCCGGACAAAAAGCCTTTTCCTATCCAATATGAGCCATGAAATCCGAACCCCTTTGAATGCTTTATCAGGATTTTCCGCTATATTATCCGATGATTCTATAAACAATGAGACAAGACAACAATGCAATGACATCATTCAGCAAAATTCAGAACTGCTACTCAAGCTCATCAATGATGTCATAGACCTATCCAGCCTGGAAATAGGAAAACTTACATTCAATTTCAGAGAATGTGATGCTGTCATTATCTGTCGGAATGTCATCGATACTGTCGAGAAAGTGAAACAGACACAAGCCGGAGTACGTTTCCTAACCACATTAGAAACCTTACCTCTATTGACAGACGATTCACGTTTGCAACAAGTTCTGATCAACCTTCTCATCAATGCTACAAAATTCACTACAGAAGGGATGATTACTCTTGAAATAAAGAAAACATCCGAGGATATGGTTCTATTCTCGGTCACCGATACCGGCTGCGGCATTCCTTTAGAAAAACAGGGACAGATATTCAACCGGTTCGAAAAGCTGAATGAAGGCGCCCAAGGCACGGGATTAGGCCTATCCATTTGCCAACTAATCATAGAACAAATAGGCGGAACTATATGGATTGACCCGGAATATACAGATGGCGCACGTTTCATATTTACACATCCTGTTAATCCATCAGTGATTGACTCAAAGAAAAAAGCACTATGA
- the rho gene encoding transcription termination factor Rho: MYNIIQLNDKDLSELQTIARELGIKKTESLKKEDLVYKILDEQAIAGATKKVAADKLKEERKEDKKKRSRVPAKKEDKVFSAKQNGELTKAETESPKPVAQAAPASPDTIQKEAEPEKKTDTPEPEAKAPSAPKKKVGRPRKNVLENKNKEEQPVKATTTEIIEIPAEEKPIEEKVTETVVKPIIKPKAPAVIDEESNILTEGGDDDFIPIEDLPSEKVELPTELFGKFESTKAEPVVPPTPEQLQNQQRPRIVRPRDNNSNNNSTNAPRSNNNPRLPMPKSAQQQNMGENAPVQERKVIEREKPYEFDDILTGTGVLEIMQDGYGFLRSSDYNYLSSPDDIYVSQSQIKLFGLKTGDVVEGVIRPPKEGEKYFPLVKVSKINGRDAAFVRDRVPFDHLTPLFPDEKFKLCKGGYSDSMSARVVDLFSPIGKGQRALIVAQPKTGKTLLMKDIANAIAANHPEVYMIMLLIDERPEEVTDMARSVNAEVIASTFDEPAERHVKIAGIVLEKAKRLVECGHDVVIFLDSITRLARAYNTVSPASGKVLSGGVDANALHKPKRFFGAARNIENGGSLTIIATALIDTGSKMDEVIFEEFKGTGNMELQLDRNLSNKRIFPAVNIVASSTRRDDLLLDKTTLDRMWILRKYLADMNPIEAMDFVKDRLEKTKDNDEFLMSMNS, from the coding sequence ATGTATAACATTATCCAATTAAACGACAAAGATTTGTCGGAATTGCAAACTATTGCCCGCGAACTGGGAATCAAAAAGACAGAATCACTAAAAAAAGAAGACCTTGTTTACAAAATCCTTGACGAACAGGCCATCGCTGGTGCTACAAAAAAAGTGGCAGCAGATAAGCTGAAGGAGGAACGTAAAGAAGATAAGAAAAAACGTTCGCGTGTTCCGGCAAAGAAGGAAGATAAAGTATTCTCAGCCAAACAAAACGGTGAGTTAACAAAAGCGGAAACAGAATCTCCCAAACCAGTAGCCCAAGCAGCACCAGCTTCTCCAGATACCATACAAAAAGAAGCAGAACCTGAAAAGAAAACCGATACTCCCGAACCAGAAGCGAAAGCGCCATCGGCACCAAAGAAAAAGGTTGGCCGTCCCCGTAAAAATGTTCTGGAAAATAAGAACAAAGAGGAACAACCAGTCAAAGCAACCACTACTGAAATAATTGAAATTCCCGCAGAAGAAAAGCCTATCGAGGAAAAGGTGACTGAAACGGTTGTAAAACCCATTATTAAGCCCAAAGCGCCCGCTGTAATTGATGAGGAAAGCAATATACTGACTGAAGGCGGTGATGATGATTTTATCCCCATCGAGGACCTTCCTTCCGAAAAAGTGGAGTTGCCTACCGAATTATTCGGCAAATTCGAATCCACCAAAGCTGAACCGGTAGTTCCTCCTACTCCCGAACAATTACAAAACCAACAGCGTCCACGTATTGTCCGTCCACGTGACAATAATAGTAATAATAACAGCACTAATGCCCCTAGAAGCAATAATAATCCCCGCCTGCCTATGCCTAAATCCGCACAGCAGCAAAACATGGGTGAAAATGCTCCAGTACAGGAACGTAAAGTAATTGAACGAGAAAAGCCTTATGAATTTGACGATATATTAACGGGAACCGGTGTTCTGGAAATCATGCAAGATGGTTACGGATTTCTTCGTTCTTCCGATTATAACTACCTTTCATCTCCCGATGACATCTATGTTTCTCAATCGCAAATCAAACTATTCGGCTTGAAAACCGGAGATGTAGTAGAAGGAGTCATCCGTCCTCCAAAAGAGGGTGAAAAATATTTCCCTTTGGTAAAAGTTTCAAAGATCAATGGTCGCGATGCTGCATTCGTACGTGATCGTGTTCCTTTCGATCATCTTACTCCACTTTTCCCGGATGAGAAATTCAAACTTTGCAAAGGAGGTTATTCAGACTCTATGTCGGCACGTGTAGTCGATTTGTTTTCACCCATAGGCAAAGGGCAACGCGCATTAATCGTGGCTCAGCCCAAAACAGGTAAAACGCTGTTGATGAAAGATATTGCAAATGCCATTGCAGCCAACCACCCGGAAGTATATATGATCATGCTTCTGATTGACGAACGCCCGGAGGAAGTAACAGATATGGCTCGCAGCGTCAATGCCGAAGTCATTGCTTCCACATTCGACGAACCTGCCGAACGCCATGTGAAGATTGCAGGTATCGTACTCGAAAAAGCCAAAAGACTAGTCGAATGCGGACATGACGTGGTTATTTTCCTTGATTCGATAACTCGCCTGGCACGCGCATACAATACTGTCTCTCCTGCATCGGGAAAAGTATTGTCGGGAGGTGTGGATGCCAATGCACTTCATAAGCCCAAACGTTTTTTCGGTGCTGCACGTAACATTGAAAACGGGGGCTCACTTACCATCATCGCTACCGCTTTGATAGACACCGGATCTAAGATGGATGAAGTCATCTTCGAAGAATTCAAAGGTACGGGTAATATGGAATTACAGCTTGACCGTAACTTGTCTAACAAACGTATTTTCCCTGCTGTTAATATCGTGGCATCGAGTACACGTCGTGATGACTTGTTGCTTGATAAGACAACACTCGACCGCATGTGGATCTTACGCAAATATCTGGCCGACATGAATCCGATTGAAGCAATGGATTTTGTAAAAGACCGTTTGGAAAAGACCAAGGATAACGACGAATTCCTGATGAGCATGAATAGCTAA
- a CDS encoding 4Fe-4S dicluster domain-containing protein → MVITEAHLIYFSPTHTSKQVGDGIVHGLGITNIITTDLTLSPIDEMQLPASALAVIVVPVYGGHVAPLALERLACIKGTDTPVALVVVYGNRAYEKALQELDQFVLLRGFKVIAGATFIGEHSYSSTKYPIAAGRPDEHDITLAVDFGKKLRTKVDIASGIETLYPVNLRSIPRPQQSFLPLFRFLRKAVKLRKSGVPLPRTPWIEDEEKCTHCGACVRNCPAGAIIKGDETHTDPDKCIKCCACVKSCSQKARVFDTPFAVLLSQCFTRQKEPKSIL, encoded by the coding sequence ATGGTAATCACTGAAGCTCATCTTATTTATTTTTCACCTACCCATACCTCTAAACAAGTGGGCGATGGAATTGTTCACGGACTGGGAATAACAAATATTATAACTACTGATTTAACATTGAGCCCGATTGATGAAATGCAATTACCGGCATCTGCTTTGGCGGTAATCGTTGTGCCGGTATATGGCGGACATGTGGCTCCCTTGGCTTTGGAGCGTTTGGCGTGTATCAAAGGTACGGATACACCGGTTGCTTTAGTGGTTGTTTATGGTAATCGCGCTTATGAAAAGGCGTTGCAGGAGTTGGATCAATTTGTTCTTCTTCGTGGATTTAAAGTAATCGCAGGAGCGACTTTCATCGGTGAGCATTCGTATAGTAGTACCAAATATCCCATTGCTGCAGGTCGCCCTGATGAACATGATATTACATTGGCTGTAGATTTTGGAAAGAAACTTAGGACTAAAGTAGATATTGCATCCGGTATTGAAACACTCTATCCAGTCAATCTTCGGTCTATTCCCCGGCCGCAACAATCCTTTCTTCCTTTATTCCGTTTTCTTCGGAAGGCTGTTAAGTTACGTAAAAGCGGAGTGCCATTACCGCGTACTCCATGGATAGAAGATGAAGAAAAGTGTACGCATTGTGGGGCATGTGTGCGTAATTGTCCGGCAGGAGCCATAATAAAAGGAGATGAGACACATACAGATCCGGATAAATGTATCAAATGTTGTGCTTGTGTCAAATCATGTTCTCAGAAGGCAAGAGTATTTGATACTCCTTTTGCGGTTTTATTATCTCAGTGCTTTACGCGTCAAAAAGAACCCAAAAGTATTTTATAG
- the tilS gene encoding tRNA lysidine(34) synthetase TilS → MLEKKIAKYIDNEHLLSKEDKVIIALSGGADSVALLHVMHSLGYKCEAAHCNFHLRGEESNRDETFVHELCKSMQIPLHIIHFETEKYAIENKISIEMAARELRYQWFEEIKKESAANVIAVAHHQDDSVETLLLNLIRGTGLSGLLGIRPQNKDIIRPLLCVNRQDIIEYLGSIGQNYVTDSTNLEDEYIRNKIRLNLIPLMEEINPSVKKNIIATSNYLNEIELIYNNEIENGKQRVLTKEGIRISDLLKEPAPNALLFEILHPLGFNSAQIQNILSLLLKGQTGKQLISKDGWRIIKDRNMLLIQPKENLEETPFQLIREELIYTKDFVIPREKNIACFDADKLEDTEFTIRKWRKGDTFVPFGMKGQKKISDYLTDRKLSLIQKERQYVLCQRDKIIWVIGERTDNRYRIDDKTKRVIIITMREK, encoded by the coding sequence ATGTTAGAAAAGAAAATTGCAAAATATATCGATAATGAACACTTACTCTCCAAAGAAGATAAAGTGATCATAGCACTAAGCGGTGGAGCAGATTCGGTTGCTTTGTTACACGTCATGCATTCTCTTGGATATAAGTGCGAAGCGGCTCATTGCAATTTTCATCTCCGGGGGGAAGAGTCAAACCGGGATGAAACTTTCGTTCATGAATTATGTAAATCCATGCAAATACCTTTACACATCATTCATTTCGAAACCGAAAAATATGCCATTGAAAACAAAATATCCATTGAAATGGCTGCCAGGGAGCTTCGTTATCAATGGTTCGAAGAAATAAAAAAAGAAAGTGCAGCCAATGTTATCGCTGTAGCCCATCATCAGGACGACAGTGTAGAAACCTTACTACTAAATCTTATTCGTGGTACAGGACTTAGCGGCTTATTAGGAATACGTCCCCAAAATAAAGATATCATCCGCCCTTTATTATGTGTTAACCGTCAAGATATTATTGAATATCTAGGTAGTATCGGTCAAAACTATGTAACCGACAGTACTAACCTCGAAGATGAATATATCCGAAATAAAATACGACTAAACCTGATTCCACTAATGGAAGAGATCAATCCATCTGTGAAAAAAAACATTATTGCAACCAGTAATTACTTGAATGAAATAGAGCTTATATATAACAATGAAATAGAGAATGGAAAACAAAGAGTGTTAACAAAAGAAGGAATCCGTATCAGTGACCTGTTAAAAGAACCTGCACCCAATGCTTTATTGTTTGAGATTCTACATCCACTCGGATTTAATTCGGCTCAAATCCAGAACATCTTATCCTTATTATTAAAAGGACAAACGGGAAAACAGCTTATCAGCAAAGATGGCTGGAGAATTATAAAAGACAGGAATATGTTATTGATTCAACCAAAAGAGAATTTAGAAGAAACTCCTTTCCAACTCATTCGGGAAGAATTAATATACACAAAAGACTTCGTAATACCCCGTGAAAAAAATATAGCCTGTTTTGATGCGGACAAATTGGAAGATACAGAATTTACTATCAGAAAGTGGAGGAAAGGAGATACATTTGTTCCCTTTGGCATGAAAGGGCAAAAAAAGATTAGTGATTATTTAACCGACCGTAAATTATCGCTTATACAAAAAGAGCGTCAATATGTACTTTGCCAAAGAGATAAAATAATATGGGTCATAGGTGAACGCACGGATAATCGCTACCGCATAGACGATAAAACAAAAAGAGTTATAATAATAACAATGCGTGAAAAGTGA